Proteins encoded together in one Candidatus Woesearchaeota archaeon window:
- a CDS encoding winged helix-turn-helix domain-containing protein encodes MRITRVTIVREKKLSPDTINDLLMLFGESLGLFSMRDKDKSCYRIFITLIKALKMDVELTSDELASQTGLTRGTVIHHLNRLMAAGIVVNYKNKYYIEHKNLKAMVTSLREGMNALLDDLSIVADKIDDRLDL; translated from the coding sequence ATGAGAATAACACGAGTAACTATTGTCCGTGAAAAAAAACTCTCGCCAGACACCATTAACGATTTACTCATGCTCTTTGGAGAAAGTCTTGGTCTGTTTAGTATGCGAGATAAAGATAAGAGTTGCTATAGAATTTTTATAACGCTTATTAAAGCATTAAAGATGGATGTGGAACTCACCAGCGATGAACTTGCTTCTCAAACAGGACTAACGCGAGGAACGGTAATTCATCATCTGAATCGACTCATGGCAGCAGGTATTGTTGTTAATTATAAAAACAAATATTATATCGAACATAAAAATCTTAAAGCAATGGTAACATCGCTACGCGAAGGAATGAACGCTCTTCTTGACGACTTATCCATTGTTGCTGACAAAATAGATGATCGTTTAGATTTGTGA
- the cysS gene encoding cysteine--tRNA ligase, which yields MVLKLYNSLTNKLEEFIPVIPGKVRMYNCGPTVYSYQHIGNFRAFVFADLLRRVFKYKGFEVVQVMNITDVGHLTDDGDDGEDKLDVAARKEKKHPLEIARFYTEQFLADWNALRLQDIEFRPKATETITEIIELISVLLEKGHAYQASGNVYYDVTSFPNYGKLSGNSLDKLTKNRVAKDPNKKNANDFVLWFGESKYENHILKWDSPWGEGYPGWHMECSAMSAKFLTEAFADKKLSKTHFQTIDIHTGGEDNKFPHHECEIAQSEGVFDKQYVHYWLHPAFLQVEGGKMSKSAGTVYYVFDLIKEGFSWRAIRYLLLSAHYRQTLNFTKEGLQAASQSLARIDDTLKKLQAVRSEQPYSEQLGKAINVMKLVIEQELDNDLNISGALGALFEAIKIINKALDEGMVGDEQAKEILTTMMHLDGLFGFLPPELLDDDEVPAEVADLLSERATARNKKDWGTSDSLRDALKEKGYEVRDTPRGQELRKL from the coding sequence ATGGTTTTAAAGCTTTATAATTCACTCACCAACAAACTCGAAGAATTTATTCCAGTTATTCCTGGAAAGGTCCGAATGTATAATTGCGGGCCGACTGTTTATAGCTATCAACATATAGGAAACTTCAGGGCTTTTGTTTTTGCAGATCTCCTTCGCAGAGTTTTCAAATACAAAGGATTTGAAGTTGTGCAAGTGATGAATATTACTGATGTTGGACATCTCACAGATGATGGTGATGACGGTGAAGACAAGCTTGATGTTGCTGCAAGAAAAGAAAAAAAACATCCTTTAGAAATAGCACGTTTTTATACCGAACAATTCTTGGCTGATTGGAATGCGCTTCGATTACAAGACATTGAATTTCGACCAAAAGCAACGGAAACCATTACTGAAATAATTGAGTTAATTAGCGTTCTTTTAGAAAAAGGACATGCATATCAAGCAAGTGGAAATGTGTATTATGATGTGACTTCATTTCCAAATTATGGGAAACTTTCAGGAAATTCATTAGATAAATTGACTAAAAATAGAGTTGCAAAAGATCCAAACAAAAAAAATGCGAATGATTTTGTTTTATGGTTTGGAGAATCAAAATATGAAAATCACATTCTAAAATGGGACAGTCCTTGGGGCGAAGGATATCCTGGATGGCACATGGAATGTTCTGCTATGAGTGCAAAATTTCTCACTGAAGCATTTGCTGATAAAAAGCTTTCTAAGACTCATTTTCAAACTATTGATATCCATACAGGAGGAGAAGATAATAAATTTCCTCATCATGAATGTGAAATTGCGCAAAGTGAAGGTGTTTTTGATAAACAGTATGTGCATTATTGGCTTCATCCAGCTTTTTTACAAGTTGAAGGTGGAAAGATGAGTAAATCTGCCGGAACTGTTTATTATGTTTTTGACTTAATTAAGGAAGGATTTAGTTGGCGAGCAATTCGCTATTTATTATTATCTGCTCATTATCGACAAACACTTAATTTTACAAAAGAAGGGCTACAAGCAGCATCACAATCTTTAGCTCGAATAGATGACACGCTCAAAAAACTTCAAGCAGTTCGAAGTGAACAACCTTATAGCGAACAATTAGGAAAAGCAATAAATGTAATGAAACTTGTAATCGAGCAAGAACTTGATAATGACCTTAATATTAGTGGCGCTTTAGGTGCTCTTTTTGAAGCAATAAAAATAATTAACAAAGCACTTGATGAAGGAATGGTTGGAGACGAACAAGCAAAAGAAATTCTTACAACAATGATGCATCTAGATGGGTTATTTGGTTTTTTACCGCCAGAGCTTTTAGATGATGATGAGGTTCCTGCTGAGGTGGCTGACTTATTATCTGAACGAGCAACTGCACGAAACAAAAAAGATTGGGGAACAAGCGATTCTCTTCGAGATGCGCTAAAAGAAAAGGGTTACGAAGTTCGAGACACTCCCAGGGGTCAAGAACTAAGAAAACTCTGA